In one Corallococcus sp. EGB genomic region, the following are encoded:
- a CDS encoding YchJ family protein: MPPAPLCPCTSGQRYKQCCAPFHKGEAEAPDAERLMRSRYSAFAQRDAAYLWKTLHPDHPMKARPEADVLRELRDSARAHQYPGLVVLGHQPPDASGLARVLFFAKVFEKGKDQSFVERSDFRHDGTGWRYLDGVLKLPRELKGPPESLTLDTFPGD, from the coding sequence ATGCCCCCCGCCCCCCTGTGTCCCTGCACCTCCGGCCAGCGCTACAAGCAGTGCTGCGCCCCCTTCCACAAAGGCGAGGCGGAAGCCCCTGACGCGGAGCGCCTCATGCGCAGCCGCTACAGCGCCTTCGCCCAGCGCGACGCCGCCTACCTCTGGAAGACGCTCCACCCCGACCACCCCATGAAGGCCCGTCCGGAAGCGGACGTCCTGCGTGAGCTGCGCGACTCCGCCCGGGCCCACCAGTACCCGGGGCTGGTGGTGCTGGGCCACCAGCCCCCGGACGCGTCGGGGCTCGCCCGCGTCCTCTTCTTCGCCAAGGTGTTCGAGAAGGGAAAGGACCAGTCCTTCGTGGAGCGCTCGGACTTCCGCCACGACGGCACCGGCTGGCGCTACCTGGACGGCGTCCTCAAGCTGCCGCGCGAGCTGAAGGGGCCCCCGGAGTCCCTCACGCTCGACACCTTCCCCGGGGACTGA